The following coding sequences are from one Enterococcus sp. 4G2_DIV0659 window:
- a CDS encoding GNAT family N-acetyltransferase has translation MTLKQMIKNQLSSQEIAEVKKLKEENELRYAVAYKLDLSIFEDHNEKGTHLLCWDELELVGYAALSHYDPEEVEVTMIAKDDKQIFQMMDEAWSNYSKQQKAKRILVIADREESGVTQYLKENENYTYSFSEYSMILARKKFVAESSEVALELAKIEDAKPIAALEDHEHVEEVIPLNLEDLKKTLVLRKDGEVIACIRIENDRQSYGIYGFVVRSDFRGQGIGRKILNQVLQQLVEKNATSIYLEVESTNTPAYKLYESIGFEKKTLFDYYLYELN, from the coding sequence ATGACTTTAAAACAAATGATTAAAAATCAACTGTCATCACAAGAAATAGCTGAGGTAAAAAAATTAAAAGAAGAAAATGAACTGCGATATGCTGTCGCATATAAACTTGATCTAAGTATTTTTGAAGACCACAATGAAAAGGGGACGCATCTACTTTGTTGGGATGAACTCGAATTGGTTGGTTATGCAGCACTAAGTCATTACGACCCAGAAGAAGTAGAGGTGACAATGATTGCTAAAGATGATAAGCAGATTTTCCAGATGATGGATGAAGCGTGGAGTAATTATTCAAAACAGCAAAAAGCAAAACGGATTTTAGTCATTGCTGATAGAGAAGAGAGCGGTGTCACTCAGTATCTTAAAGAAAATGAAAATTATACGTATAGTTTTTCTGAGTATTCAATGATTTTAGCAAGAAAAAAATTTGTCGCTGAATCATCTGAAGTTGCTCTAGAACTAGCAAAAATAGAAGATGCAAAACCAATTGCTGCATTAGAAGATCATGAACATGTAGAAGAGGTAATACCATTGAATCTAGAGGATTTGAAAAAAACCCTTGTACTTAGAAAAGATGGAGAAGTGATTGCATGTATACGCATAGAAAATGATCGACAATCCTACGGTATCTATGGATTTGTTGTTAGATCAGATTTTCGTGGACAAGGAATAGGTAGGAAAATTCTCAATCAAGTACTTCAGCAGTTAGTAGAAAAAAATGCAACCAGTATTTATTTAGAAGTTGAATCCACGAATACACCAGCATATAAGTTATATGAATCAATTGGTTTTGAAAAGAAAACGCTGTTTGACTATTATCTATATGAACTAAATTAA
- a CDS encoding DNA-3-methyladenine glycosylase I gives MKKRCSWAETNGKMKEYHDKIWGVPVYEDRRLFRKLILDINQAGLSWQTILNKEEAFDRAYDFFDIEKVAAYDEKKIEELLMNKGIIRNRKKIEAAIHNANKVLELQREFGSFSHYLWQFNGKNVMRNAYEIQEKIPTTNELSDRISNDLKRRGFKFIGSTIIYAFLEAVGLINDHVTTCFRYKELNENSH, from the coding sequence ATGAAAAAACGATGTTCCTGGGCAGAAACGAATGGAAAAATGAAAGAATATCATGATAAGATTTGGGGTGTTCCTGTGTATGAAGATCGGCGTCTATTTAGAAAATTGATTTTAGATATTAATCAAGCTGGGTTAAGTTGGCAAACAATTTTGAACAAGGAGGAAGCATTTGATCGTGCCTATGATTTTTTTGACATAGAAAAAGTTGCTGCTTATGATGAGAAAAAAATTGAGGAGCTATTAATGAATAAAGGAATTATCCGTAACCGCAAAAAAATCGAAGCAGCTATTCATAACGCGAATAAAGTCCTTGAACTGCAAAGGGAATTCGGCTCATTTTCTCATTACTTATGGCAGTTTAATGGAAAAAATGTAATGAGAAATGCCTATGAAATACAAGAAAAAATCCCTACAACAAATGAATTATCTGATAGAATCAGCAACGATTTAAAGAGAAGAGGATTTAAGTTCATTGGTAGTACAATTATTTATGCTTTTCTAGAAGCAGTTGGATTAATTAATGACCATGTAACAACTTGTTTTCGATATAAAGAATTAAATGAAAACAGTCACTAA
- a CDS encoding GntR family transcriptional regulator: MISINKTSSKPYYEQLMLSIKEDILNGHLQAGEQLPSVREMAKQLMMNPNTISKAYKLLESQEVIVTVKGKGTYVKKINRELRDDYQIQKIKKKFNDLVIEANYLNVGKDEISQWLDESYLQLKGE, from the coding sequence ATGATTTCTATTAATAAAACAAGTAGTAAACCTTATTACGAGCAGTTAATGTTAAGTATCAAAGAAGATATTTTAAACGGCCACCTACAAGCTGGTGAGCAATTACCCTCAGTCAGAGAAATGGCTAAACAACTGATGATGAATCCCAATACCATCAGTAAAGCTTATAAATTATTAGAATCCCAAGAAGTAATTGTAACCGTTAAGGGCAAAGGTACTTATGTCAAAAAAATAAATAGAGAATTACGTGACGACTATCAAATCCAAAAAATCAAAAAAAAATTCAATGATTTAGTCATTGAAGCAAATTATTTAAATGTTGGTAAGGACGAAATTAGTCAATGGTTGGATGAAAGTTACTTACAGTTGAAAGGAGAATAG
- a CDS encoding ABC transporter ATP-binding protein yields the protein MKIEHLEKNIDQHMILKEINLTINQGEITGLIGRNGSGKTTFFRLIAGHYELDQGKILIDDEDIQSNRTLKQKIFYIDEQYNFLSGYSLDKLFLFYQQAYPTFNKGKYLELTKQNQLHPKLNYRSMSKGMRGLYTMILAICSNAEYLLLDEPLDGLDVIVKKNVLGLLLDDVSENSRSVIISSHNLNELENIIDRALILKNKQIQLDYHLETLRESARKIQMVFKTKKVPQIVKENSQLLHFQGRVVTAIFENYTEELKGRIQVEQPLLFEELPLTLEDVFEANLGNEQTELMLQGENL from the coding sequence ATGAAAATAGAACATCTAGAAAAAAATATCGATCAGCACATGATTCTAAAAGAGATTAATTTAACGATCAATCAAGGGGAAATCACGGGTTTAATTGGACGTAACGGCTCTGGAAAAACAACTTTTTTCCGATTAATTGCGGGTCATTATGAGCTGGATCAAGGAAAGATATTGATTGACGATGAAGATATTCAATCGAATAGAACACTTAAACAAAAAATCTTTTATATTGATGAACAGTATAATTTTCTTTCAGGCTATTCGTTAGATAAATTATTCTTATTTTATCAACAAGCTTATCCGACTTTTAATAAAGGAAAGTATCTTGAACTAACAAAACAAAACCAGCTCCATCCTAAATTAAACTATCGATCAATGTCAAAGGGAATGCGAGGTCTTTATACTATGATCTTAGCCATTTGCTCTAATGCAGAATACCTTTTACTCGATGAACCTTTGGATGGCTTAGATGTGATTGTTAAAAAAAATGTGTTAGGTCTGCTTTTAGATGACGTCAGTGAAAATAGTCGTTCAGTAATCATTTCTTCACATAATTTAAATGAATTAGAAAATATTATCGATCGAGCGTTGATTTTGAAGAATAAACAGATTCAACTTGACTATCATTTAGAAACGTTACGAGAATCTGCTAGAAAAATCCAAATGGTCTTCAAGACAAAGAAAGTGCCTCAAATCGTTAAAGAAAATAGTCAATTGCTACATTTTCAAGGACGTGTGGTTACAGCTATTTTTGAAAACTATACCGAAGAGTTAAAAGGACGAATTCAAGTGGAGCAACCTCTTTTATTTGAAGAATTGCCGTTGACTTTAGAAGATGTCTTTGAAGCTAATCTTGGCAATGAACAAACAGAACTTATGTTACAAGGAGAGAATCTATGA
- a CDS encoding ABC transporter permease: MNKQLMTILKKRYGLALIVVCSSIILFYGFSGISDVNRWKEINAYYDSEEFINELNRSPEEYGSEYKQLPAEKRHKTYKEENLKLFYQAESYDEYGKPMDNSNQPHYTGYFSENFVLLFAVVSMIGFGLFFIDLKTSFNEFLFSLGVSKKQIYFSKFALIAIPVLGSVLLAKMLLVAIIITGIPAEYINIDMIQLMFGVVASWTTVILYFSLSAFIGLITGHILLAPLTAFGFCGSFVFFATAVVNMWNYYIDGVTYNYLASPHFIYSITKEPISVLPIILAVLLSFFLFIFGAFLFSSLTLEKKGNYLLFDKLKLPVIIAMTLYVPIVLVFGRGWYFGEENRSPIPSLLTYGLITVLIGIYVVYRKEIHLWLNKRKVKKVVSTNL; the protein is encoded by the coding sequence ATGAATAAACAGTTAATGACTATTTTAAAAAAGCGTTATGGTCTCGCTTTAATCGTTGTGTGCTCGTCGATTATATTATTTTATGGCTTTTCAGGGATCAGTGATGTTAATCGTTGGAAAGAAATAAATGCTTATTATGATTCTGAAGAGTTTATAAATGAGTTGAATCGTTCTCCAGAAGAGTATGGCTCCGAATATAAACAGTTACCTGCTGAAAAGCGACATAAAACGTATAAGGAAGAAAATTTAAAGTTATTTTATCAAGCGGAAAGCTATGATGAATATGGCAAACCAATGGATAATTCCAATCAGCCTCATTACACTGGCTATTTTAGTGAAAACTTTGTTCTTTTATTTGCCGTAGTTTCGATGATTGGCTTTGGTTTATTCTTTATTGATTTAAAGACTTCTTTTAATGAATTTCTTTTTTCTCTAGGTGTTTCTAAGAAACAGATCTACTTCTCTAAATTTGCACTAATTGCAATACCTGTCTTAGGTAGTGTGCTTTTAGCGAAAATGTTACTTGTGGCTATTATTATTACAGGAATTCCGGCCGAATATATAAACATAGATATGATTCAATTAATGTTCGGAGTAGTTGCCAGTTGGACAACAGTCATTCTTTATTTCTCATTGTCAGCGTTTATTGGCTTAATTACTGGACATATACTTTTAGCTCCGCTGACTGCTTTTGGCTTCTGTGGCTCATTTGTTTTTTTCGCTACAGCAGTAGTAAATATGTGGAACTATTATATTGACGGCGTGACTTACAATTATCTAGCCAGCCCTCATTTTATTTACTCAATAACAAAAGAACCAATCTCAGTGCTACCAATTATTTTGGCCGTCCTTCTCTCTTTCTTCTTGTTTATTTTTGGGGCATTCTTATTCTCCTCATTGACCTTGGAGAAAAAGGGGAACTACCTACTCTTTGACAAACTAAAGCTTCCAGTAATTATTGCAATGACACTCTATGTTCCTATTGTGCTAGTATTTGGTCGCGGCTGGTACTTTGGTGAAGAGAATCGCTCCCCTATCCCCAGTTTGTTAACCTACGGGCTGATTACTGTTTTAATTGGCATATATGTCGTGTACAGAAAAGAAATCCACCTATGGTTAAATAAACGAAAAGTAAAAAAGGTGGTTTCCACCAATCTATAA
- the ffh gene encoding signal recognition particle protein yields MAFESLTDRLQQAMSKLRRKGKVSEADVKEMMREIRLALLEADVNLQVVKDFTKRVRERAVGVEVLESLSPAQQIVKIVDEELTATLGSETVGLNKSERIPTVIMMVGLQGAGKTTFGGKLAKHLIKNENARPLMIAADVYRPAAIDQLKVLGQQLDVPVFDMGTDTNPVEIVRQGMALAKEKKNDYVLIDTAGRLHVDEALMDELKQIKDIAQPEEILLVVDAMTGQDAVNVADSFNQQLGITGVVITKLDGDTRGGAALSIRAVTGAPIKFIGSGEKLTDLEIFHPDRMSSRILGMGDMLTLIEKAQQDYDEKKAEELATKMKENSFDFNDFIEQLDQVMGMGPIEDLLKMIPGMSNMPGLENVKVDPKDVERKRAMILSMTPAERENPDLLNPSRRRRIAAGSGNNVVEVNRMIKQFKESKKMMQQMSKGNMDIPGMDQMLGGGIKGKLGKMAMNRMVKKSKKKKKKKK; encoded by the coding sequence ATGGCTTTTGAAAGTTTAACAGACCGCCTACAACAGGCGATGAGTAAATTACGTCGTAAAGGGAAAGTATCTGAAGCTGACGTAAAAGAAATGATGAGAGAGATCCGCTTAGCCTTATTAGAAGCCGATGTAAATTTACAGGTAGTTAAAGATTTTACCAAACGTGTACGTGAGCGCGCTGTTGGAGTTGAAGTTCTTGAAAGTTTATCACCAGCACAACAAATCGTTAAAATTGTTGATGAAGAATTAACAGCAACCCTCGGATCAGAAACAGTTGGATTGAATAAATCAGAACGAATACCAACAGTCATTATGATGGTTGGTTTACAAGGTGCGGGTAAAACAACCTTTGGCGGGAAATTAGCTAAACATTTAATCAAAAATGAAAATGCACGTCCCTTGATGATTGCAGCCGATGTCTATCGTCCAGCGGCGATTGATCAATTAAAAGTTTTAGGACAACAATTAGATGTCCCTGTTTTTGATATGGGAACAGACACAAATCCTGTTGAAATTGTACGTCAAGGGATGGCACTAGCGAAAGAAAAGAAAAATGACTATGTCTTGATCGATACAGCTGGTCGTCTTCATGTAGATGAAGCATTGATGGATGAGTTAAAACAAATTAAAGATATTGCACAACCTGAAGAAATTTTGCTTGTCGTTGATGCGATGACTGGACAAGATGCAGTGAATGTCGCAGACAGCTTTAATCAGCAATTAGGTATTACTGGTGTTGTGATTACCAAATTAGATGGCGATACTCGTGGGGGAGCAGCGTTGTCAATTCGTGCTGTAACAGGTGCGCCAATCAAATTTATCGGTTCAGGTGAAAAACTTACTGACCTAGAAATTTTCCATCCAGATCGTATGTCTAGCCGTATTTTAGGTATGGGAGATATGTTGACTCTAATTGAAAAAGCGCAACAAGATTATGACGAGAAAAAAGCTGAAGAATTAGCAACAAAAATGAAAGAAAATAGCTTTGACTTTAATGACTTTATTGAGCAATTAGACCAAGTAATGGGGATGGGTCCCATTGAGGATCTATTAAAGATGATTCCTGGTATGAGCAATATGCCTGGGTTAGAAAATGTCAAAGTCGATCCAAAAGACGTTGAACGAAAACGTGCGATGATTCTATCAATGACTCCTGCAGAAAGAGAAAATCCAGATTTGTTAAACCCAAGTCGCCGAAGAAGAATTGCTGCTGGTTCTGGGAATAATGTGGTTGAAGTTAATCGCATGATCAAACAATTCAAAGAATCGAAAAAAATGATGCAGCAAATGTCAAAAGGTAATATGGATATCCCAGGTATGGATCAAATGCTTGGTGGCGGAATCAAAGGTAAACTTGGAAAAATGGCAATGAACCGTATGGTGAAAAAAAGTAAGAAGAAGAAAAAGAAGAAAAAATAA
- a CDS encoding putative DNA-binding protein, which yields MEIEKTNRMNALFEFYSTLLTEKQMNYMEMYYADDFSLGEIAEEYEVSRQAVYDNIKRTEKILEEYEKKLHLFSDYIVRGELLDTLKKYVNETYPKDTMIANYIEQIQEIEE from the coding sequence ATGGAAATTGAAAAAACCAATCGAATGAATGCGTTATTTGAATTTTACTCAACTTTATTGACTGAAAAGCAAATGAATTACATGGAAATGTATTATGCAGATGATTTTTCACTAGGAGAAATCGCTGAAGAATACGAGGTTAGTCGACAAGCAGTTTACGATAATATCAAACGGACTGAAAAAATTTTAGAAGAATATGAAAAAAAACTTCATCTTTTTTCTGACTATATCGTTCGTGGAGAATTATTAGACACGCTAAAAAAATATGTGAACGAAACCTATCCGAAAGATACAATGATTGCCAATTATATAGAACAAATACAAGAAATAGAGGAATGA
- a CDS encoding NUDIX hydrolase, with protein sequence MAENEVLKIFDKDYQYIGEATREEAHLKGLWHETFHCWFYTIEDNELTIYIQKRSSNKKDFPNQLDITAAGHLLAEETVLDGFREVKEELGIEVAINQALFLGVFPVQISLGSFMDNEFTNVYLVNQKIMLGEFHLQEEEVESLFPIPLTTLKMLLNDSSAEAVLTGYQQENNQQKIVEERFSKNDFCANAASYYDQLIESFEKILENHIRTID encoded by the coding sequence ATGGCGGAGAATGAAGTATTAAAGATTTTTGATAAGGATTATCAGTACATTGGAGAGGCTACACGAGAAGAAGCACACTTGAAAGGGCTATGGCATGAAACGTTTCATTGTTGGTTTTACACGATTGAAGACAATGAACTAACGATTTATATTCAAAAACGCTCATCAAATAAAAAAGATTTTCCAAATCAGTTAGATATCACGGCTGCAGGACATTTGTTAGCCGAAGAAACAGTTTTAGATGGATTTAGAGAGGTAAAAGAAGAGCTAGGAATTGAGGTTGCTATAAATCAGGCATTGTTTTTAGGGGTTTTTCCAGTACAAATTAGTCTTGGTTCATTTATGGATAATGAATTTACAAATGTTTATTTAGTAAACCAAAAAATTATGCTTGGCGAATTTCACTTACAAGAAGAAGAGGTAGAAAGTTTATTTCCAATCCCACTAACAACCTTAAAAATGCTTTTAAACGATTCAAGTGCTGAAGCTGTTTTAACAGGGTATCAACAAGAAAACAATCAACAAAAAATTGTTGAGGAACGTTTCTCTAAAAATGATTTTTGTGCTAATGCTGCCTCTTATTATGATCAGTTGATTGAATCATTTGAAAAAATACTGGAAAATCACATCAGAACTATTGACTAA
- a CDS encoding DUF523 domain-containing protein — MIGISACLGGICCRYDGQSKEISALKELVTQGRAILICPEVLGGLPTPREPAEIRGGDGFDVWKNQAIIITNTGENVTEIYKEGAKFAYQKLIEKQITTIILKENSPSCGRHSIYDGNFSGDRRNGVGVATAYFILKGLSVVSENDWQESVECEEKKNGGE, encoded by the coding sequence ATGATTGGTATTAGTGCATGTCTTGGTGGAATTTGCTGTCGTTATGATGGGCAGTCAAAAGAAATTAGTGCGTTAAAAGAATTAGTGACTCAAGGACGAGCGATTCTCATTTGTCCAGAGGTCTTAGGTGGATTGCCTACTCCCAGAGAACCTGCTGAAATCAGAGGCGGGGATGGTTTTGATGTGTGGAAAAATCAGGCGATCATCATTACAAATACGGGGGAAAACGTTACAGAAATTTATAAAGAGGGCGCAAAATTCGCGTATCAAAAACTAATTGAAAAGCAAATCACAACAATTATTTTAAAAGAAAACAGTCCTTCGTGCGGTCGACATAGTATTTATGATGGCAATTTTTCTGGTGATCGTCGAAATGGCGTAGGTGTCGCAACTGCATATTTTATTTTAAAGGGTCTTTCTGTCGTTTCGGAAAATGATTGGCAAGAATCGGTTGAATGCGAGGAGAAAAAAAATGGCGGAGAATGA
- a CDS encoding response regulator transcription factor, translating to MKKVLVVDDEPSIVTLLTFNLEKDGYEVMTAVDGAVGYELALSNEFDFIILDVMLPNMDGLEITKSLRREKIDTPILILTAKDDQVDKIIGLEIGADDYLTKPFSPREVLARMKAIFRRLKPSSASQKEEVEEPQRMPLVLGDIIVDEQNYEVSVRGKKIDLTPKEFELLVYFIKRKDRVIDRDTLLDRIWNYDFAGQSRIVDVHVSHLRDKIEIDPKRPAYLVTVRGFGYRFQEPKK from the coding sequence ATGAAAAAAGTGCTAGTTGTCGATGATGAACCGTCAATCGTAACGTTATTAACCTTTAATTTAGAAAAAGACGGGTACGAAGTAATGACTGCCGTTGATGGAGCTGTTGGTTACGAATTAGCGTTATCCAATGAATTTGACTTTATCATTTTAGATGTTATGTTGCCGAATATGGACGGCCTAGAAATCACTAAGTCATTACGAAGAGAGAAAATTGATACTCCTATTTTGATATTAACGGCCAAAGATGATCAAGTAGATAAAATTATTGGTCTTGAAATCGGTGCTGATGATTATTTAACTAAACCATTTAGCCCTAGAGAAGTTTTAGCTCGAATGAAAGCTATTTTCAGACGCTTAAAACCTAGTTCAGCTAGTCAAAAAGAAGAAGTTGAAGAACCTCAGCGAATGCCTTTGGTTTTGGGAGATATTATTGTTGACGAACAAAATTATGAAGTAAGTGTTCGAGGCAAAAAAATTGATCTTACACCGAAAGAATTTGAGCTGTTGGTTTATTTTATCAAGCGGAAAGATCGAGTCATTGATCGAGATACATTATTAGATCGGATTTGGAATTATGATTTTGCTGGTCAAAGCCGGATTGTTGATGTCCACGTTAGTCATTTAAGAGATAAGATTGAAATTGATCCTAAACGCCCAGCTTATTTAGTAACGGTCAGAGGATTCGGTTATCGTTTCCAGGAGCCTAAAAAATGA
- a CDS encoding sensor histidine kinase — MKKRQRIEYLFVGLMMFALFVGSIFLTDYFFKKELFTQQEEYLQKKGALLIEQLSPDSFRKQAFSSKEKQLVDHYTSDENERLTMMNPKGDIFYDSSDPTLRESRTNRPEIKAVLSGATFGSALRNSVTLNKQLLYLAMPIQQNGELVGIIRIAEETSQFSKSIQSFRRYLIMTLGILFLVITVFVFLLLHQKNEPLVTVLPVLKKIVKYPDETRSIIQDSPEWNELYHTVNLLSQQMSETYLAYTSTDEQFHALLDELMIGVFIIDIDGKLQLINPKMFDILLISEKDTGKNYFDVIKEPALIHLIHQVVTEKSTVHQEIKLTHTPNEMILDMSLRFIEEDGNDYQVLGIAYDLTRVRQLEKMQKDFVSNVSHELKTPVTSLLGFTETLLDGAKDDPETLVQFLEIMQKDALRLQQLIQEILQLSRDGRSISYEDQNIVVYSFVEEILRSYRKAIKEKNLTITIQGDKTTSYTTKYELFYPIIKNLIENAIQYSQTKGKISIDFGFSDEFFFTVKDSGIGISLKDQERIFERFYRVDKARSRHSGGTGLGLSIVHNYTELLGGSVSIDSHLGLGSTFTVHLPNSE; from the coding sequence ATGAAAAAAAGACAACGAATCGAATATCTTTTTGTTGGACTCATGATGTTTGCTTTATTTGTGGGAAGTATTTTTTTGACAGATTATTTTTTTAAGAAAGAATTATTCACTCAACAAGAAGAATATTTGCAAAAAAAAGGGGCGTTGCTGATAGAGCAATTATCTCCTGATTCTTTTCGAAAACAAGCATTCTCTTCTAAAGAAAAGCAACTTGTAGATCATTATACCTCTGACGAGAATGAACGATTGACCATGATGAATCCAAAAGGAGATATTTTCTATGATAGTAGCGATCCAACGCTGCGCGAATCAAGAACAAATCGACCAGAAATCAAAGCCGTCCTTTCTGGTGCTACGTTTGGATCAGCCTTAAGAAATAGCGTCACACTAAACAAACAATTACTTTATCTAGCCATGCCTATCCAACAAAATGGTGAATTAGTCGGCATTATTCGTATTGCAGAAGAAACAAGTCAGTTTTCTAAAAGCATTCAATCTTTCCGTCGTTACCTTATAATGACTTTAGGCATTTTATTTTTGGTGATAACTGTTTTTGTTTTCTTATTACTCCATCAAAAAAATGAACCCTTAGTCACCGTGTTGCCTGTTTTGAAAAAAATTGTTAAATATCCAGATGAGACTCGTTCAATTATCCAAGATTCTCCCGAATGGAATGAGCTTTATCACACAGTCAATCTTCTAAGTCAACAAATGAGTGAAACATATTTAGCTTATACTTCAACAGACGAACAATTTCACGCTTTATTGGATGAGTTGATGATCGGTGTCTTTATCATTGATATCGATGGAAAATTACAGTTGATCAATCCGAAAATGTTCGATATTTTACTGATTTCAGAAAAAGATACAGGTAAAAATTATTTTGATGTCATTAAAGAACCTGCATTGATTCACTTAATCCATCAAGTTGTAACTGAAAAAAGTACAGTTCACCAAGAAATAAAATTAACTCATACTCCCAATGAAATGATCCTTGATATGTCCTTACGCTTTATCGAAGAAGATGGCAATGATTATCAAGTATTGGGAATCGCTTATGATTTAACCCGTGTTAGGCAACTAGAAAAAATGCAAAAAGATTTTGTGAGCAATGTTTCTCATGAATTAAAAACACCAGTCACCTCTTTATTAGGCTTTACCGAAACTTTATTAGATGGTGCAAAAGACGATCCTGAAACATTAGTACAATTTCTCGAAATCATGCAAAAAGATGCTTTACGCCTGCAACAATTAATCCAAGAAATTCTGCAACTTTCTCGTGATGGTCGAAGCATCTCATATGAGGATCAGAATATTGTTGTCTATTCATTCGTTGAAGAAATTTTACGGTCTTATCGTAAAGCAATCAAAGAAAAAAATTTAACGATTACCATTCAGGGCGACAAGACAACTAGCTATACAACAAAGTATGAACTATTTTATCCTATCATAAAAAATTTGATTGAAAATGCCATTCAATATTCTCAAACAAAGGGAAAAATCAGTATTGATTTTGGTTTTAGCGATGAATTCTTTTTTACCGTTAAAGATAGTGGTATTGGCATTAGTTTAAAAGATCAAGAAAGAATTTTTGAACGCTTTTATCGGGTAGATAAAGCACGGAGTCGTCATTCAGGTGGCACTGGGCTAGGCTTATCCATCGTGCATAACTATACAGAACTTTTAGGTGGTTCAGTATCTATTGATAGTCATTTAGGGTTAGGTTCGACCTTTACAGTTCATTTACCTAATTCTGAGTAA
- a CDS encoding phosphate ABC transporter substrate-binding protein PstS family protein, with product MKKRLVSAIVLSVGLLIAGCGNQGTATKESSNTAKESTSNQPVKIVAVGSTALQPLVDAAKDQFIAENPNYTISVQGGGSGTGLSQVADGAVTIGNSDVFAEEKSGVDASKLVDHRVAVVGMGPVVNKEVGVKNLTKQELIDIFTGKTKNWKDLGGKDQEIAVINRPSGSGTRATFEKWGLDGAQAVQSQEQDSSGTVRQIVSQTPGAISYLAFSYMDDSTIALSVDDVKPTEENVADNSWKIWSYEHMYTKGQPDKSVSAFLDFMLSDDVQKGVVKELGYLPITEMKVDRDVSGTITNK from the coding sequence ATGAAGAAACGTTTAGTATCAGCAATTGTTTTAAGTGTAGGGCTTTTAATCGCAGGCTGCGGCAATCAAGGAACAGCAACGAAAGAGAGCAGTAATACTGCTAAAGAAAGTACAAGTAATCAACCGGTTAAAATTGTGGCGGTAGGTTCAACTGCATTACAGCCGTTAGTGGATGCAGCAAAAGATCAATTTATTGCAGAAAATCCAAACTATACAATATCTGTCCAAGGCGGGGGGAGCGGAACTGGGTTATCTCAAGTCGCCGATGGAGCTGTGACAATTGGTAACTCGGATGTCTTTGCTGAAGAAAAGTCTGGAGTCGATGCATCAAAATTAGTGGATCACCGTGTCGCAGTAGTTGGTATGGGACCTGTTGTTAATAAAGAAGTCGGTGTTAAGAATCTTACGAAACAAGAATTAATTGATATTTTTACTGGAAAAACAAAAAATTGGAAAGACCTAGGTGGAAAAGATCAAGAAATTGCCGTGATCAATCGACCAAGTGGAAGTGGTACACGAGCAACGTTTGAAAAATGGGGATTGGATGGGGCACAAGCTGTTCAATCTCAAGAACAGGACTCATCAGGAACCGTTCGTCAAATCGTTTCACAAACGCCTGGTGCAATCAGCTACCTTGCCTTTTCATACATGGATGATTCAACGATTGCTCTAAGCGTAGATGATGTAAAACCAACAGAAGAAAATGTGGCTGATAATTCATGGAAAATCTGGTCTTATGAACATATGTATACTAAAGGACAACCAGATAAAAGCGTAAGTGCATTTCTTGACTTTATGCTAAGTGACGATGTTCAAAAAGGTGTGGTAAAAGAATTAGGCTACTTACCGATTACAGAGATGAAAGTCGATAGAGATGTCTCTGGAACGATTACCAATAAATAA